The following are from one region of the Corylus avellana chromosome ca1, CavTom2PMs-1.0 genome:
- the LOC132182402 gene encoding subtilisin-like protease SBT1.6 yields MASYSIFFFFFLFLCGFVSQVFTDSTHKTVKTFIFRVDSHTKPSIFPTHYHWYASEFADPLAILHVYDTVFHGFSASLAPEQVSSISQHPSVLAVFEDRRRELHTTRSPQFLGLRNQRGLWSDSDYGSDVIVGVFDTGIWPERRSFWDKNLGPVPKRWKGTCEAGEKFAAINCNRKLIGARFFIKGHEAAGASSGVPPITLMNDTVEYRSPRDADGHGTHTASTAAGRYSFQASMAGYAAGVAKGVAPKARLAVYKVCWKDSGCFDSDILAAFDSAVSDGVDVISISIGGGDGVSSPYYLDPIAIGAYGAVSRGVFVSSSAGNEGPSAMTVTNLAPWLTTVGAGTIDRSFPAVVILGDGRKLSGVSLYAGAPLNGKMYPLIYPGKSGIFSASLCMENSLEPNVVRGKIVICERGNSPRVAKGLVVKKAGGVGMILANGAYNGEGLVGDAHLLPACAVGADAGNLLKKYISSTSNPTVTIDFRGTQLGIKPAPVVASFSGRGPNALSPEILKPDLIAPGVNILAAWTDAVGPTGLDSDTRKTEFNILSGTSMACPHVSGAAALLKSAHPDWSPAAIRSAMMTTASVIDNRAHPMTEESTGKPATAYDFGAGHLNLDRAMDPGLVFDITNDDYVNFLCAIGYGPKLIQVVTRIPAKCPAKKPAPENLNYPSIAALFSGASKVGPSSKTFVRTVTNVGPMRSVYVARVEAPKGVTVTVKPTTLAFAAGVTRRSFVVTVTADTRNLVLDDSGAVFGSLSWSDGTHVVRSPIVVTQLNPL; encoded by the coding sequence atggccTCCTattcaatcttcttcttcttctttctctttctatgCGGTTTTGTGTCTCAGGTTTTTACAGATTCAACCCATAAAACGGTTAAGACCTTTATCTTCCGAGTGGATTCTCACACCAAACCCTCCATTTTCCCCACCCACTACCACTGGTACGCCTCCGAGTTTGCCGATCCACTCGCTATTCTACACGTGTACGACACCGTTTTCCATGGCTTCTCTGCCAGTCTCGCACCGGAGCAAGTGTCCTCAATAAGTCAACACCCCTCGGTGCTTGCAGTCTTCGAGGACCGCCGGCGGGAGCTTCACACCACGCGCTCTCCTCAGTTCCTTGGCCTCCGGAACCAGCGTGGCCTGTGGTCAGATTCCGACTATGGCTCAGATGTTATCGTCGGTGTATTCGACACTGGAATCTGGCCCGAACGGCGTAGCTTCTGGGACAAGAATCTCGGTCCGGTTCCGAAACGGTGGAAAGGGACCTGCGAGGCCGGAGAGAAGTTCGCGGCGATCAATTGCAACCGGAAGCTTATCGGAGCGAGGTTTTTCATTAAAGGTCACGAGGCCGCTGGTGCGAGCTCCGGCGTACCGCCGATTACATTGATGAACGATACAGTGGAGTACCGATCTCCGAGAGACGCCGACGGCCATGGTACCCACACGGCGTCCACTGCCGCAGGACGGTACTCTTTCCAGGCGAGCATGGCCGGTTACGCTGCCGGAGTTGCAAAAGGCGTGGCTCCGAAAGCGAGACTCGCGGTCTACAAGGTCTGCTGGAAGGACTCCGGATGCTTCGATTCCGACATCCTTGCCGCCTTCGACTCCGCAGTCTCTGATGGTGTCGACGTCATCTCAATCTCGATCGGAGGCGGAGACGGCGTATCTTCCCCTTACTATCTCGATCCGATCGCAATCGGAGCATACGGCGCTGTTTCCAGAGGTGTTTTCGTCTCGTCCTCCGCTGGAAACGAAGGCCCCAGCGCAATGACTGTGACAAACCTCGCTCCCTGGCTTACGACCGTCGGCGCAGGCACCATCGACCGTAGCTTCCCAGCGGTCGTCATCCTCGGAGACGGGCGGAAGCTATCCGGCGTGTCGCTCTACGCCGGAGCGCCACTCAACGGTAAAATGTACCCTCTGATTTATCCAGGCAAGTCCGGGATATTCTCTGCCTCGCTGTGCATGGAGAATTCCCTGGAACCCAATGTTGTCAGGGGCAAGATCGTAATTTGTGAGAGAGGAAACAGTCCGAGAGTGGCCAAAGGCCTGGTGGTGAAGAAGGCCGGCGGCGTCGGAATGATCCTCGCCAACGGGGCTTACAACGGCGAAGGACTCGTCGGCGACGCTCATCTCCTCCCCGCCTGCGCAGTTGGTGCCGACGCGGGCAATCTCCTCAAGAAATACATCTCATCGACCTCCAATCCCACGGTGACCATCGATTTCCGTGGAACTCAACTCGGAATCAAACCTGCACCGGTGGTTGCCTCATTCTCGGGTCGGGGCCCCAACGCTTTGAGTCCCGAAATTCTCAAGCCTGACCTGATCGCGCCTGGAGTGAACATCTTGGCCGCTTGGACCGACGCGGTCGGGCCCACAGGGTTGGACTCGGATACCCGAAAGACCGAATTCAACATCTTATCGGGTACTTCGATGGCGTGTCCTCACGTGAGTGGCGCAGCGGCTTTGCTCAAGTCGGCCCACCCGGATTGGAGCCCCGCGGCGATCCGGTCCGCGATGATGACCACCGCTAGTGTTATCGACAACCGGGCTCATCCCATGACAGAGGAGTCGACTGGAAAACCAGCCACGGCGTACGATTTCGGAGCCGGCCATCTCAATTTGGACCGTGCAATGGACCCTGGGTTGGTGTTCGATATCACCAACGATGATTATGTGAACTTTCTCTGCGCGATTGGTTACGGGCCGAAGCTGATCCAGGTAGTTACGCGAATTCCGGCGAAATGCCCAGCGAAGAAGCCAGCCCCGGAAAATCTGAACTACCCGTCGATCGCGGCGTTGTTCTCGGGCGCGTCCAAGGTGGGGCCATCGAGTAAGACATTTGTCAGAACCGTGACGAATGTGGGGCCGATGAGGTCGGTGTACGTGGCAAGAGTTGAGGCTCCCAAGGGAGTGACGGTGACGGTGAAGCCTACCACACTGGCGTTCGCGGCGGGAGTGACGAGACGGAGCTTCGTGGTGACGGTGACGGCCGATACCCGGAACCTGGTGCTGGACGACTCGGGGGCTGTGTTCGGGTCGCTCTCTTGGTCCGATGGGACCCACGTGGTTCGGAGCCCCATTGTGGTGACCCAGTTGAATCCTCTGTGA
- the LOC132190775 gene encoding actin-depolymerizing factor 5-like: MAMAFKMATTGMWVTDECKNSFMEMKWKKVHRYIVFKIDEGSRLVTVDKVGGPGEGYDDLTASLPDDDCRYAVFDFDFVTVDNCRKSKIFFIAWSPTASRIRAKILYATSKAGLRRVLDGIHYEVQATDPDEMGMDVIKDRAK, from the exons ATGGCTATGGCATTCAAGATG GCCACCACAGGAATGTGGGTGACAGATGAGTGCAAGAACTCGTTCATGGAGATGAAGTGGAAGAAGGTGCATAGGTACATAGTGTTCAAGATCGACGAGGGGTCGAGGCTGGTCACCGTCGATAAGGTTGGCGGCCCCGGTGAAGGCTACGATGACCTCACCGCATCGTTGCCGGACGATGATTGCCGATATGCTGTGTTTGATTTCGATTTTGTCACAGTTGATAATTGTCGGAAGAGCAAGATCTTCTTCATTGCATG GTCTCCGACGGCTTCAAGAATAAGAGCAAAAATACTGTATGCAACCTCCAAAGCTGGGCTGAGGAGAGTGCTGGACGGCATCCACTATGAAGTCCAGGCAACCGACCCGGATGAGATGGGAATGGATGTGATCAAGGACAGGGCCAAATAG
- the LOC132185897 gene encoding 26S proteasome non-ATPase regulatory subunit 4 homolog, whose protein sequence is MVLEATMICIDNSEWMRNGDYTPSRFQAQADAVNLICGAKTQTNPENTVGILTMAGRGVRVLATPTSDLGKILGCMHGLEMGGEINIAAALQVAQLALKHRQNKHQQQRIIVFAGSPVNYDKKVLETIGKKLKKNSVALDIIDFGEEDDGKPEKLEALLAAVNNNGHSHMVHVSPGPNALSDVLLSSPVFTGDGEGGSDFAVAAAAGSASGFDFGVDPNLDPELALALRVSLEEERARQEAAARRAAEEASRQEKDEEPLSNTEDATTAKHVDIADPEENNNASDEMDDENPEEAQAMSIDISGSDLSVGDAEMTLEITEDRELILALEMSMQGGEEDHQSAAESLVSKVLKDQAAVSSILASLPGVDPDDPSVQEILASLRSHFDKKNEDDPPSEDD, encoded by the exons ATGGTTCTTGAG GCAACAATGATATGTATCGATAACTCAGAATGGATGCGAAACGGCGATTACACGCCCTCCCGATTCCAAGCCCAAGCGGACGCCGTTAATCTCATTTGTGGCGCCAAAACCCAG ACTAATCCGGAGAACACAGTTGGGATTTTGACAATGGCGGGCAGAGGGGTTCGTGTATTGGCCACTCCGACCTCTGATCTCGGCAAGATTTTGGGTTGCATGCATG GTCTTGAAATGGGGGGTGAGATAAACATAGCGGCTGCATTACAGGTTGCGCAGTTGGCTCTTAAGCATCGCCAAAACAAACATCAGCAGCAAAGGATTATTGTATTTGCTGGAAG TCCTGTCAATTATGACAAGAAAGTGTTGGAGACGATTGGcaagaaattgaaaaagaacAGTGTAGCTCTTGATATTATTGACTTCGGTGAAGAGGATGATGGGAAGCCCGAGAAGTTGGAAGCCCTGCTTGCTGCTGTTAATAATAATGGCCACAGTCATATGGTTCATGTTTCTCCTGGTCCAAATGCTCTCTCTGATGTGCTTCTCAG TTCTCCTGTTTTTACTGGAGATGGGGAAGGAGGAAGTGACTTTGCAGTGGCAGCAGCAGCTGGTAGTGCTTCTGGCTTTGATTTTGGCGTAGACCCCAACTTAGATCCTGAGCTGGCTCTTGCCCTTAGAGTTTCTTTAGAAGAGGAGAGGGCAAGGCAAGAAGCTGCTGCAAGAAGGGCTGCTGAGGAAGCTTCTAGACAAGAAAAAGATGAGGAACCATTATCTAATACAGAAGATGCAACTACGGCAAAGCATGTGGACATTGCAGATCCTGAAGAAAACAATAATGCCAGTGATGAGATG GATGACGAGAATCCTGAGGAGGCTCAAGCTATGTCCATCGATATCTCTGGATCTGATCTCTCTGTGGGTGATGCTGAGATGACATTGGAAATTACTGAGGATCGGGAGCTGATCTTAG CTCTTGAAATGTCCATGCAGGGAGGCGAAGAAGATCATCAATCGGCCGCCGAGTCACTTGTAAGCAAGGTGTTGAAGGATCAGGCCGCTGTGTCATCTATCCTTGCATCA CTTCCAGGAGTTGATCCTGATGATCCTTCAGTACAAGAAATTCTTGCATCGCTGCGAAGTCATTTTGAT aagaagaatgaagatgacCCACCAAGTGAGGACGATTGA
- the LOC132181504 gene encoding uncharacterized protein LOC132181504: MGSTEEPDRPISLYDPSSSPSHPLLSKPPDDPQPETEPDPTQYLQISYNYGPRPFKDLPFLVLFLLIVLCTFGFGLFSVFNRNSYYSDLSSFSYSSNSSSCVESSVSEPSPTTWFSFYSLSSSNFLDSLIWVFVVTFVLSIPICFLLLLALKHYTKQIVYVSLPFFVVIPIFFNVYWFVACTVSSSCSDAFPLVYRILVLVFVFLVIAVIVWIFVVNWHRIELTVTIIGVASNALSRNLGLFLVLPCMTLGLVIYYAPIVVFLVFASHNGEIVPKETDGEYTCVWKQDGWVPAYYALAILTMLWSLAAMVEAQVYVISGTIAQWYFSKEDQSPRRSIRSSLRNAFGPSSGTICLSGLLICAVRVVRAAVDTARQENLPGIVNLMLRCCVNVFLSAIDFLNKFTINFVAITGEAYCTSARMTYELLKRNLLSAVFVETISTRLLAGIIFVLSAIYAIAACAILKAVTQLGVDSYYVAALAWVLLIMVLGFFVHVLDNAVDTIYVCYAVDRDRGEVCKQEVHEVFVHLPISRNHRPSLDSRTLGV; the protein is encoded by the exons ATGGGTAGCACCGAGGAACCCGACAGACCCATATCCTTGTATGACCCCTCCTCCTCCCCCAGCCATCCCCTCCTCTCGAAGCCACCCGACGACCCACAACCGGAAACTGAACCCGACCCGACCCAGTACCTCCAGATCTCCTACAACTACGGGCCGAGGCCATTCAAGGACCTTCCTTTCCTCGTCCTATTCCTCCTCATCGTCCTCTGCACCTTCGGCTTCGGCCTCTTCTCCGTCTTCAACCGAAACAGCTACTATTCCGAcctctcctctttctcttaCAGCTCCAACTCCTCCTCGTGCGTCGAAAGCTCGGTCTCAGAGCCCTCGCCCACCACCTGGTTTAGCTTCTATTCGCTttcttcttccaattttttGGACAGTTTGATATGGGTTTTTGTGGTTACTTTCGTTTTGAGTATACCCATTTGCTTCCTCTTGCTCCTCGCCCTCAAGCATTATACCAAACAAATCGTCTACGTGTCCCTTCCCTTCTTCGTTGTAATCCCCATCTTCTTCAATGTCTACTGGTTCGTCGCCTGCACCGTCAGCTCCTCTTGCAGCGACGCTTTCCCTTTGGTTTACCGGATTCTTGTCCTCGTCTTCGTGTTTTTGGTAATCGCCGTTATCGTCTGGATCTTCGTGGTCAATTGGCACCGAATCGAGCTTACTGTGACCATAATTGGAGTCGCTTCTAACGCGTTATCGAGGAACTTGGGTTTGTTCCTGGTGCTACCGTGTATGACGCTCGGGTTGGTGATCTACTACGCGCCGATTGTGGTGTTTTTGGTGTTTGCGAGCCATAACGGAGAGATTGTGCCGAAGGAAACGGACGGAGAGTATACTTGTGTGTGGAAGCAAGATGGGTGGGTGCCCGCGTACTATGCGCTGGCAATTCTGACGATGCTGTGGTCTTTGGCGGCTATGGTGGAAGCGCAGGTTTATGTGATCAGTGGGACTATTGCGCAGTGGTATTTCTCCAAGGAGGATCAGAGTCCTAGGCGGAGTATAAGAAGTTCTTTGAG AAATGCATTTGGTCCCTCCTCCGGCACAATATGTCTGTCTGGCCTCCTTATATGTGCCGTGCGTGTGGTGCGCGCTGCTGTTGATACTGCAAGACAAGAAAACCTTCCAGGGATAGTGAACCTTATGCTACGTTGCTGTGTTAATGTTTTTCTGTCAGCAATTGATTTTCTTAACAAGTTTACTATCAACTTTGTGGCAATAACTGGTGAAGCCTACTGCACATCTGCAAGAATGACATACGAGCTTCTCAAACGTAATCTTCTCTCGGCTGTATTTGTGGAGACCATCTCCACACGTTTATTGGCGGGAATTATTTTTGTCCTCTCAGCTATATATGCAATTGCG GCCTGTGCTATACTAAAGGCTGTGACCCAACTTGGGGTTGATTCATACTATGTGGCTGCTCTGGCGTGGGTGCTGCTGATCATGGTGTTGGGTTTCTTTGTCCATGTACTGGACAATGCGGTTGATACTATTTATGTTTGTTATGCAGTAGACAGGGACAGAGGAGAGGTTTGTAAGCAGGAGGTTCATGAGGTTTTTGTTCACCTACCCATTAGTAGAAACCATAGACCATCTCTTGACTCCAGAACTCTGGGTGTATAA